The Longimicrobium sp. genome includes a window with the following:
- a CDS encoding aminotransferase class I/II-fold pyridoxal phosphate-dependent enzyme, translating into MSIVEQQTARKAGDIFAKCGRYTAAREMIDRGLYPYFQPIESSEDTEVVIRGQRLIMVGSNNYLGLTHHPYVLEQAREALYRYGTGCTGSRFLNGTLDLHEELERRLAKLMGAESALVFSTGYQTNLGVISALATRGTVVIHDRLNHASLLDGAQLASGELVRYAHNDMAALRRALERNADAGGILVSTDGVFSMEGNIVDLPTVLDLADEFGARVLVDDAHSVGVLGEHGGGTAEHFGVQERVDLTMATFSKSFASIGGAVAGPEEVIHFLKHHARPLIFSASMPPSAVATVLACLEIMEKEPERRRTLWANADYLRGGLVNLGFDVGVSETPIIPVTTGDIEHTFVFWRELFDAGVFTNPVLPPAVPESACRLRTSVMATHTTDQLDRVLDAFARVGRKLGVR; encoded by the coding sequence ATGTCCATAGTCGAGCAGCAGACGGCGCGGAAGGCCGGCGACATCTTCGCCAAGTGCGGCCGCTACACGGCCGCGCGGGAGATGATCGACCGCGGCCTGTATCCCTACTTCCAGCCGATCGAGAGCTCGGAAGACACCGAGGTGGTCATCCGCGGGCAGCGGCTGATCATGGTGGGCTCCAACAACTACCTGGGGCTCACGCACCACCCGTACGTGCTGGAGCAGGCCCGGGAGGCGCTGTACCGCTACGGCACCGGGTGCACCGGCAGCCGCTTCCTGAACGGCACGCTGGACCTGCACGAGGAGCTGGAGCGGCGGCTGGCGAAGCTGATGGGCGCCGAGAGCGCGCTCGTCTTCTCCACCGGCTACCAGACCAACCTGGGGGTGATCAGCGCGCTGGCCACCCGCGGCACGGTGGTGATCCACGACCGCCTGAACCACGCGTCGCTGCTCGACGGCGCGCAGCTGGCCAGCGGCGAGCTGGTGCGCTACGCGCACAACGACATGGCGGCGCTGCGCCGCGCGCTCGAGCGCAACGCCGACGCCGGCGGCATCCTGGTCTCCACCGACGGCGTGTTCTCGATGGAGGGGAACATCGTCGACCTTCCCACCGTGCTGGACCTGGCGGACGAGTTCGGCGCGCGCGTGCTGGTGGACGACGCGCACTCCGTCGGCGTTCTCGGCGAGCACGGCGGGGGGACGGCCGAGCACTTCGGCGTGCAGGAGCGGGTCGACCTGACCATGGCCACCTTCTCCAAGAGCTTCGCCAGCATCGGCGGTGCGGTGGCGGGGCCCGAGGAGGTGATCCACTTCCTCAAGCACCACGCGCGTCCGCTCATCTTCAGCGCCAGCATGCCGCCGTCCGCCGTGGCGACGGTGCTGGCCTGCCTGGAGATCATGGAGAAGGAGCCGGAGCGGCGCCGCACGCTGTGGGCGAACGCGGACTACCTGCGCGGCGGGCTGGTGAACCTGGGGTTCGACGTGGGGGTGAGCGAAACGCCCATCATCCCCGTGACCACGGGCGACATCGAGCACACCTTCGTGTTCTGGCGCGAGCTGTTCGACGCGGGCGTGTTCACCAACCCCGTGCTGCCGCCGGCCGTGCCCGAGAGCGCGTGCCGCCTGCGCACCTCCGTGATGGCCACGCACACCACCGACCAGCTCGACAGGGTCCTCGATGCCTTCGCCCGTGTCGGCCGCAAGCTCGGCGTCCGCTAG